TCGGTGAATTTTGAATGTCATTAATATGGATCCTGAGCATGTTCTTTGCGCTCTCCAGGAAGGTGGAGGAGTAGAAATTGGATGTGTTGGCGGAGTATGTGCCTGCTCAGCTTTGCCTGCAGTCTGAACGGCTAGATTCAAAATTATGGGTACAAAATCTGGAACTTCGGCTCCTGGAGGTCACGGACCACCTGGTAGTGCGATACGACGCACGTGAAGCAGTAGACCTGCCAAGAACAAGCAACAAAAAATTTAATGTTTGAATGCTATTTCAATGTATGTGGTTGAAAAGCAACTCACATGGACACCATCAATGCACCATAGGATGATAGCAGCCAAAACAGAGTAAAGCTGCAAGGAAAAAAGGAGGTTGTAAAGGTTGTGTTACAGAATGCCTGACGACTCTTGCATTAAATGTTGTAGCATTGTAGGTGGATTTCACTCTCTTTGGAGGTACTAAAATGTTCCTCTGACAAATGTATGACAAAGTCCTGAATACTGCGCAGTCTAATTCAGCACCTCAAATCACCAGCTGTCACAAGGAAGAAGCATAAGAAACTGAGGAGCATAAGATATTTCAAAGAGTAACTTTTACACTAGAGAAGCATGCCTGCGATTGTGGCCTTATTGTTAGGTCGGGCTACTGTGATGGAACATGGAGGTTTGATCCCATCATAGCTCACACATTTTTTTAAAGCATTACAAATGGAACTGCACCATGTTGAAGCTATCTAACAGAAAGCAGTGTGCTGCGCCTATGTGATCAAGTCACAGTGACCGTGAAGTTGTGTTCGTTAGTAACCGTTACACGTGATGTGTGAATTGTAAGTCTTGCATCTTGATATTTAACAAGCTGCTTTTCTGATAACTAGTACGTCCGCCTGTGGACTGAGCAGTTGGACAGTGGATTAGCCACTACAGCCTCGTGAAGTGCATTAGGGTGCTCCCTTTTATGCTACTTGATGGAGCACATTACTCTCATATCAGCATGCCCGTAAGCTTCGCTAGTTTTCAGAGAAATAAGCATGCACTAAAGGCTTCTGTACATGAATAGAAGCCTGTTCACTCAATCTGTGTTTCATAGTCAAACATTCGCTTCTTGTGGAACCTCAAAGAACAGTTTCCAGATCTTTCAAGTGAGCAGCGATATGCTAGTTAGGGTTGAGCTGTTCTAGTTGAGGTCATGAGTACACTTACATTTCTGTAATAGCGGCCGATGTACCACAGTCCTACGGCAATCATGAGAAGGATTTCAATGACAACAGATATCATCCATGGGAAGAAGAGGCAACGGTTATCCTGCGAGAACATGTACATGTTTTTGTTATCAGCACAACGAGGTACACGACAAGCAACTACACTCCAAGCCGATACCGTTAGCTAACATACACATCCTGCAATACCACTGCCTGTCACGTAGGAGGCTGCCACCTCCACATGACTCTCTCACACGAGAGGAAGCTGTAGTATGACACAGACTACAAACACTTATGTGAACTGGAATCTGTAGCACACTACATGCCCTTTCCTGTATTATGAGTGCCCACAATGCGAGCAACGTGCAACGTAGTATGGGCACATACAAGCACACCACTGCTCACACTCATAGTACAACTCACTACATGACAATGGGAGACAGCATTGTTCAGCTCTGACCTGATGGTCCAACTCTAAGCGACTTTCTGAGTGAGAAGGGCAGTTACGGCTGCTGGACTTCTGGACTGAGGAGACGACCCACAGCAAAGCAAAGGAAGTAGCCATGTTTGCCTGTCTTTCATAAAAATTTATTCTCTCCTTCTACAAGGACAGATACAGtacttgcataggcgtgcgcacgaggggggcagggggggggggcgcccccctaatcaccgaagtgaaggcgcaaagtctgccccatgcgTTTACTCAGTCAAACCTgtaccgtcattgtttaaagagcagggttatggccacgcaggtttttgaccaTAATggtggccgaaggcccctgatgttccAAAATCTGTACTTCAGGAAAGCCAgcgaccaaaggcaggccattgtgagaagcatgtcatcgctttattttcactttttttttcatccattgtgaagcgtgTTGCCCAAGGCGCTGCGAtgagactttgccccccccccccccccaaccccctaatggggaaccctgcacatgCCTATGGGTACTTGTACTAAACACCAAACACAATTGGTGGCACAGTTTCGTAGTTGTTCCTGTTGACCTATAAATCAACCTTTAATATGAAATGGGAGCAAGTTTTTACTATTCAGCTCTTCATCAAAGCAGTCTCAAATCAGTCATACATACATCACACTGACAgtggaaaagaagaaaagtctgAATTGACTGAAATGCCTTCATAACCAAGATATTTGCCCTGTTTGCTTGACTCAAGCAGTTTCAATATAAACTGAGATAGCCATGGTACGCTTCAATACTTGCTTCAATTAACGTAAATGTTGAGTTCAACATATTGCTACGAAGCGCTGCCAGAGATAAAGAACAAGAAGATGTAACAGGCAGCACACACAATGTTCACAGCTACTTCTGACTGTAGTATGTTGGCAGGCACCTGATTTTGTCTCTATTTTATGCTACCGCATTTCGAAGTAGGGGACGGAGTAGATAACTATTTGTTTTGTTGTGCACCTTATTTTGTTCCCGTCTTCAAAAGCACAATACTACCAGCATGCAATTCTGATTCATCTGCAGAACAGCACTCTTAGTAATGCATATCGTAAAaccccgagcaagcgcccctacctgggaaagcgccccccccccccctcctgttttcgagagatttgaaatatgcgccaacgACAGAGCAAGCACACCCACCTGTTTCGTTCACTGTTTtggaaacagtgaatgcatgcgtactcaataaagcatttcattagaaacacaGGAGTGTATTTTTTATTCTTAGAGGCTCTTCCACTGCCATCTTGAATTCCCCACCCTCCCACCCCcgccaaatcttgtcggattatctttcaccgtaggggggtgttgattgctcgggattttatggtaaTCAGATTTCTAGTGCAAAAATTGTAGACTATTGCTACGACATAGTGACCATTAAATGGTGCACAGCATCGGTTCACGCTTAATGCGACACAGTAATTGCTGTAATTGCCATCACAAGGAAATAAAGATGTTGCACACTTACACGTTTGATGCCTAAGACCAACATTAGTGTGAAAAGGAGAAAGACAACACCAAAGCCCATTGTGCAGCCGGCTGCAACGTATATTCCTGAAatggcacagtttttttttttttcagaaatgtcGTAAAAGGCTATTACATGATGTTCTGAAAAGGACCTTACCTTTCATTGAAAGCTCGAAGTACGGACTGAAGAAATAGTCAGTTCTTCCTCCGTTGACGGCATATATGGCATAGAATATGAATAAAACATGGTACACCTGCAAGTTGAAGAATATAAAAAAGGAATGCGTCTTGTCAGGCAAACAATTTGACTGTTATTTGCCAAAGCGCACACGGTGCAACTGCTCATTCTCTTTTTCTTGTCTCTTAGTTGTGTGCATAGTTGAAGAGCATTGACGCAACTTAACAAGATAATGCAACATGGCTTTAATGAGCTCTTTTCCACTTATACCTGTTTCCATACCATACTTTTCTACCGGAATCAAACACTCATTCCTCCTTTCTACAATGTCACATGAACTCTCAATACAGTTATTTATGTATATTTAGTGTGTCTCATTACCGCAGTGGCATAGGCACCACTGCAATGTCCTTCTTATCCACATGACGGCCAGTGCTGTCATGTGGATAATTGAGTAtcttccaactcgcccaactcacTACCCTATTACAGTCCTTCTTATATGCACTTTTTTCTTTCAACCTTGCTCATCCCATCTTTTCACACCTATGaaagattcccccccccccctttcagaaAATGAAAGCAATCTTTCGTAATATCACAAAATATTAGTAATGTCATAGAACAAGACGAATTTTGGAATGTCCGGTACGTAGACCTCCTTTATTGATGTTTTTCATTCTTTGATCAGTACGTACCCATTAGTGACTTACATGTATGGTTTTATTTTAATTGTAGTTAACCTGTAGTCGTTCTCATTTCGCACAAGTATTTTTATTTCGTGCTACTTTATTTATTTTAGCATTCTTTGCTACTACTGGCTCTTAAGCTTCATGCCTACATCGGTGCATCATCAAGGCAATGATTCCAATTTTTGACATTTAAAATAATACGGTCAAATCGATGGATTGAGTGGTAGATCGGCAGCCACACGACTTGAACTTTGCAAACGGCGTATTCTTTTGCGAGAAACCCATGGCTGATGTCACGTGCATGTAACAGCAGTGCGCATACATCAATCACCACAGAAAACAATGCAGGATTCTCTACTACACAGCACGGCAGCGATCGGCTCTTCCTGTTCTCGCATGTGCGCTTATTTGGAGCGGGTCAAGCGCCAGGGCGCGCTTCAGCTCCCAGTAAAGCGAGCAAGGGATCAACAACCCGAGTTTGCACGCACTAGCTCACTACACCACCatgcacattttttttcccctgcttCAGTACATTTAATTACGTATTTGTTTTGCTCTGAATGTCTCCACGCTTCGCAATGAGATGCATAGACCTACGAAATATCAATGCAAACGTGCAAATTATCAAGACATTGTTTAATAGCGAAGTGCTTCGATGCCTCAACCGCAGTGAGTAATTTAGCGCTAATGACACTCCTAGACTGCAGCTTCATGGCaacgcccaagcattctgccgcACAAGAAGCCACACGCGGTCTGTCCGTGTCGGTCTAGACAAAAATTAGGAGGCACACGGAGCTTAAGAGGAAATTCGTAGATCAGAAATATGCTTACAGCTGTGTACATCGCAGAGTAGAAACTTCCATAACGGAGGTTGGTCCAATGGTACAGGAGGAAAGGCGTCCAGCAGCGACTTAGAAGTGGCATGATTGATCTTTGCGTGTCGCTAAATACGTTTTCCGAGCACTGCACACACTGTTACGCAAACGGCGGTTATGACCTGTAGGTCATTCACACTCAAATTAACGTTACATAGCCAAATGGAGACGCCGCGACGACTCTTTGTTGACGGTTGACTTCAAACAGGCGCTGCTTCGAACGTACGCCGTCGCTAGAGGCGTTGCCCATTCCGCATACCTGTTTCAGGTCACCTGCTacgaagcagccaatcggagactCCATTCGCACCGGTTTGTTCCGTGCGCTCCGTGTAAACTGATACGAACGAAGCACGCGAAATCGTGCACTTCGATCTGCTCGATCGGTTACTGAACGTCGAGGGGCAGTAAAAACATGTGCAGGTCGCACGCAATGCACCATTATTAAAATGCCTAATAACCACTACACGAAAGAAAACTTGGATATCGAGTTGATATGCAGCGCTCACCACTCCTTTTTATTCACGAATTACATTCAGCAAAACTGAAGCTGTCCCAAAGTTCCCAGCTGTCAGTGATGAACAAGTCTTCTTGCACAGTAATTATCACACAAGTTCGCTTCATAGTGCTGCATGCTAGAAGCCATGCAGACCCGGCAACGCACGACACGCTGACACACCATCACTTTTCGGACAACGGAAAAGAAATCTGGTCCATAATGTCGTCTATCTTGTTCTGTAACGTTTCCAAGATTTCCGCTGTAATGAAGACATGGGTTTCGTCCAAATCTTGGATGATGAACTTCTTTCCCAGGGCGTTGGTGTCGTCCAGGTGAAGCAGAAATTGCTTCATTGCCGGATCGCACTCAACAAGTATACCTTTCATAACATGCACCATTTTGTCTTCGTAGAATGGAGCTTCGCTCGACACGTGGCAGTGATCAGGTTAGCGAATCCGGAAAAAAAGGTTTCAGAACAATTAGCACTTTCGACGAACCACAACAGTGCGCGCTGCCATGTCAAAAACGTGCAATTTTTGTTTCTGTGTGGCGCTGTTATCGCCCCTGGCGGCAACGTTCGACGACGAGGACGCGTACCGCAAAAACCGTTAAAATTATTGCCAAAGTTGTAATAAAACCAATTAAACCTTAAATATATCAGTTTATTTTTAATTAAAGGAATTACTTATACGTTTCAAGGGTGTAGTTGTGTTCTGCGATAGTTAACGCATGCGCGCGACTGTTTGTCTCGGGGGCCATATTCGAAAAAAGCGTGGTGGTCTTTTTTgcgtagagatcgcgctagcgccgTCAAATAAGCTACGAATTTACCGATCATCTCACTGAGccccaaataaatgttttattctctctctgcgAATTTACaagctgtcttttttttaatttttttacagGAAGAACAATTTAATTGGCCTCAAGGAGGTtttatagaacctctggagtggcagtcccggccgccgccaacgggagcaagtgaagccgccggcggccatgtagctagaggaaaaacacggcgcgaccgccatagacggcaatggaatacgcgcggcgcgcgcgttggtttgcagtcccacaatcaaaaaatgagatggaaactgctttaaagttACACCCGCGAatagttgcctcttctcgtttatgaaacaaattatttcatacacccattgtcagctgcagacttttagattaatctgttgtcgaaggggtgcttcgtatatcgagcgcgctgtaattacatatgtgttactaggaactggttttttgtgttgtaacggcgtcagtgttcaaggggtaaccacaagctaacgtggaacgcacttattctctttacataagcacacatccatTACGCGAACATTTGaccagaaggaggattcgcaagcattattaacctacgtgggcgacgtgtgccatcacggcaagcgcagcgcgcacagcctcgaaacgaggtagctctcgccctctcagactagacgcataaaaaagtaaagcagccgcgtccttcggggtttcggttccggtttggtcggatttaaaaagagttacatcttgcttttgccgcaatttcttcttttcgtaactatttgtgttgaagctacgtcaaggaggtagaaactaacaggcttttgtagatgcgttgggaaagcaggaaaaattgtaggtacactgccaggccgtctgccccgttctgtcgaagcagtattctgcgaagtgaatagggcagaggtggttggttggttgttccttggcaacctggcgcaacccaccgcgggggatcggccgtgaaacgggcggcaccttattttagagataaaattgccttacatggagcagaggtggtcagagctggtcgagctggtcaccgtccttagttctctaacaacttcttcgaccggcacgttcccaggtagaacgctgcgcgcagtcttttggaaacatgtaacacggataatcacgtcatggaatgttgcgtttgccaattcctcgataaacatgcatcaaattcgatatccatgcaccggataaatatgcatacACGCCgccagtcttgacttgcaagaaaacaccagaaagctcggaattctaagggcgttcagacttcctactcgtaccaataatgctcggtacgtccagctagactgcacccacttcgtgtatacacttaaaaatcacgtacaacgtcgtgtcagcgaacatttaaagcgtaaaattttcgtcgctacaactgtacgcatgtattacatgtatgcgcacctttcaaattgtttccagtttaacagcatgcacgaaaaacagacaatcgtcagcgaacgaagtgaggacacttacacatgaaaagtgatcccaggcgtcttcttattgcgatttgtgcagccataagcgacgcacgaagtcaccatggcctcgtaaaatgtttaactgctttacaaaagcatgccaccgtcctcaaagacaactgcgacggcggggcaacggagcgcactccgtcgtctgcttccgagtttttccttttgcaatatggcggtgaccggcttcacttacgggcatagagtttccttttaggaaactctatgcttacgggggcgccacctccactccagaagaaatagtatataacctccttgatTGGCCTAGACAAGGCGGCCGCTTTGCTTGCAGAGTTCTCTATTGTGTCATAAAATCCTAATAGCACCGTGTTTTTTCTCGCATATTGCGATTTGAACAAGTTCTAATGGAGtctggaggcaaaaaaaaaaaaaaaaaggtaaaagaaacaTAACGTTACTACGTAGATCACTTTACACTCTGAacaaaaatcgagtatttggggagtatttctgccacacaacgacaatcgtcatctggcttgctcgcgtttcctgtcTTGAAAACAttgctctcgtcactttcctatcaagaatactACGTcactgataacgcgcgcgccgttccttACCggaaagtgccgggaccgcggtgataacgcgaggaaagtacgcgatgTGGATGACGAtcatagttgtgtggcagaaatgctccccaaatactcgattttttcttgcaGTGTAAGAAAAAAATGTAACACAAACTCGTTGACAGGCAtgagtttctttttttacgttcgcttttttaatttagatgtcggcagcggcggcggagaaATGACTGACAGTTGAGAATGTTCGACGTCACGCTGCAGCTTGAACATTTTTCTGAAGTGCTGCTGGTGGCTGAGAGGCAAACGAGGCATgttggcggcagcggcggtgttTAAAGTACTCCTCCCCTCATTTTATCTATCCTGAAGTTGATAACGAACGCAGATGCTTTCGATCTAAGCGTCATCTTCTGCCGCACGGCCGCCAcactgttggaagtcagcgctctgttCTTTCTTTTGGCCGGCTCGGCTGTGTCTTCATAGCGCTGTATATCAGTTTAGGAATTATACCACGTCCCGCAGCCATTTTGACTTTTGTTGCTGTGCCACCTGCTGCTGTTTCCTCGTGCACGTGCGAACCTTCTGTACTGCTGCCATGCCTATACCGACAACGTCTGCGTTACCTGCGACGAGCCCTTGCAACCTGACGGCCGCCTCTTGCGATTCGTCTAAAGTGAGCGTTTCACACCATACACTTAGGCATGCTGCTCTGGCTGGTCTGAAGCTACATCGTGGAGTAAAAAAGACATGGGTTAACATTTCCTGCCTTGATGCTAAATCTAAGACCTATGGTAGCGGAGAATGTCGCTATAGCTTTGGCTTaagtaaccataggcgtgcgcagggttcccctacgggggtggggtggggggggtgggggggggcgaaggttcgtcgcagcgccccccctcccaattatgtcaatgtatggcgctgacattacGCCCCCCCCCtacgagtcgcagcgccccccctccctattatgtcaatgtgtggggctgactttgcgccccccacttaggtgaatgggggggggggcggtcacctcccccctgccccccccccccccccccccggtgcgcacgcctatgtaagTAACCATGCTCCTTACGTACTACGTATACGTATTCACAAACACAAAAGTCAAGCTGCAAAACATTTCAGCCGATCTAGGTGCTGGGCATTCCATTATCTACAAATGAGAATTTACTGTTTAAGATGACGTAGCAGAGTTAAGGGCAAGGCTGCCAATCAGGGTCCACGTCGTCTACACCGCACACAGGCTTCCAAAACCAGAAAAGGAAGCATAATCCTCCTCGCAGGCGATTTTTCTTATTGGAATAAGAAATGACGAAGGAGTTATCGCCATTTCTTGGcaacggctacccctttccacttggcTGTTCCTTTGCGGTGTGAGGCTCGAAGGCCGGAAGATATGTTAGGGTGCCGATATGGCGAAGCATATGAGGCGACATGACGaagcagaagagaaaaaaagtgcaCCGTTCTTCTGGACGGGCTGTAGAAAATGACTACACTGTTGTGTCTGGCGTGGAAATGGCAGGACTTACGTTCGTAAAATGGAGGGACGCCAGGCCATCACCATTCACATATCGGAGTCGTAACGGTCTCTTGAGATGGCCGCTTCACCAGTACACGCCATGCCATCTTCGTTGgcttattttgtgtgtgtgtgcgcgtttctTTTCCCGAATTTAGTCTATATCATGCAACACTTCAGGTATTCAGAGCTGCACCATTTTACATTCACAGAGTGCTGGCAAATCATCATTTGCTTCCATTTGATTGTGCATTCTAGTAGGAACAAGTACGATAACGCTGAACATTTTTAGTGAAGGCGGTCTGCAGGTTCACGTTGTCATGTTCAACAAAATTTGGTTTCCTAGCAGAGAAGATACATTTTGTTTGACAAAATGCAAATGAAATTGCTTGAACCGTGGAGACAAACGAATTGACGatttagtgtgtgtgtgtctctcttgaccgtcgtcgtcttcgcgccctTTACATCGAATTGGCGAAGCTAAAGTCTTTTCTGCGaagttctttctgtgttttcatGCTTCATGCCAGTTTCTGAACTGACTGCTTTAAAAGCATCCGTCCATATTATTTTGCGTGTATTATCGCCTAGATGTAGGCCAATGTTCAGCATTTGTTTCATAGACTCACTTTTTGGTACGCGCCAATCAGCATAGGTAAAACATAATTATCGGAGAAGATTTAAACAAAAAATGTGCTTTCTGGCACGAACGTAGAACGATATTAAACGTTTacgtacactaaaaaaaaaaagaccgcgtAAAAATGGTGCTTTctgtgtttgttttttcttgcctCACAACAGTAGTCGTCTATATCACGTGcttttccttgcattatcgccgcgcacCCGACGCATTCAGGTCACGAACAGCATGCGCGTTACCATCGTGAGATTGCTAGCATTCTTAAAAGGCAAGTGGCGAGCGCGGATTTTTCAAGAAGCGAAACGCTACAAGCTAGATGATGGTCGTCGTCGTGGGACAGAAAGACGTCTTTTTTACGCGCTCTTTTTTTGAGTCATGTATAAGGACGTTATAAGTGCGCCAACGAGTACTATATACGGCGGACACTAATATTTTAGCCAATACAGATGTGATTTTTCCTACGTGTCGCATTTCAAATTTTGCATAAGTTATCAGGTACTAAAATATTTATCTCAAGCGAATGGTGTAAAGAAAGCACATCAATCCTGTGTGTAGATATCGAAACCAATCCACGTTAGCAGACTTTCAGGAAAGTCTTTCTTTCTATTCTGTGTTTTCTGATGCATGAGTAAGCCCACCTGACAGCACCCCGTACTGTCGTAGCGCGGTCTCTTCGGGCTTCACGGAAGCCTACAGAGGCGTCTGCATCCTTGCATGGCGAGCTCGCCATTGCAGTCACCCTTATTCGCGGGAGCACCCGCCACCCGTGTGCGCAGGAGCACTCGTGTGCGAGCAGACATATTGACATGTATACGTATGCAATGAGCAGACAGACAGTCCGATAATTCACTTTCCCACCTATCGTATTCATGATGCACTCACGGGTATGTTTACTCGCTTCCGGCAGTCCGACGCCTCAGCATGAAGGCGTCTGCAAGTCAATTGCTCCTGCAGTGAGGTTATTCGAATTTGGTGAACTGGCCGAGCAACTTAAATATCCGATAAAGTTGACGGGAGGAAGGTCGCACGTGATCCTGTCGATGTTTCCTTTTATTCTGTTTTCTTTCCATCCGTTTCACTCCGTCGCGAATCGTGAAGTAACCCGCAAAATTAACAACCCTGACGTAATTGTTGCTGTGTTGCTCGTAAGTGCGTGGCATTTGAATTGAAGCCGTCCATTCCTGTTGTGCATCGAATGGAGCTTCAGAAAGGTGATTGGCAGTTCGCGTATTAATGATGACTCGGAACTCTGGCTCCTCGACCGACATATAGCACACTCCACTATGTAACCTCTCGTGCTttatgtgtacatatatatatatatggccacCGGGGCGAAAGTCATCGAACTTTTGTTCCTCCTTGATGTTTGATCGCGCACAGTTTATGCGATATTTAGCccaccgctgtagctcagtgcCGGTACCACCCTGaacgacgcgggttcgattctggcctcggcggtcgcacttcgatgaagGCGAATATAAtataggcccgtgtgctgtgcgatgtcagtgcatgttgcaagaactccaggtggtcgaaattatacgcagccctccactacggcgttctcaTAGCGTGAGTCGATTTGGAACGTTATACCTTCCATAAACCACTGTATGTGTTATTCAAAAACAACTCGAAAAAGGCCCGTACTCGCCTATTAGCGACTATTCAGTTTCATTGATACAGAATCGACTTCAACGAAATTCAGCGTTTTATTCGAAAGCTTCGAGCGTTCGCCCTCATATCGAGCCCTCGTATCGACCAGAGTTGTAACCGGTGAAAAGAAAGGCCTCCGTGACGAATGGCGCGCGAAGATGGAAAGGGAACCGTTCTAGCGAACGTGACGCCATTGTCGACGCACACCGGTGCGGGTTTCGATGGCGCGCAGTGACCTGCAAGCTGCACCGCACACAGGTCAGTGGCTCCCCGCcgcccgcacgcacgcacatgctgCCCACCCCCTACATCCCGAATTCGCCGCCGTCTCTGCGCCCAAACGGGTCGGCAAAGAAGCGTTGCCTAATGAGCTTCAAAGACCCGAGATGCCGCCCCGCAGTGTAGAGCGTACGCTTACCGCGGAATCCCATTGCTCGGATCATTGGTTCCATTCGGCGTCTAGCCACTCCTCAGGGTCCGCTGACTTTCGGCAGGCTGCACGTGCAAGCTCGAAACGCCGCCGGTGTTCGCGGATTTCCGGGACACAGACGAAGCCGCTTTGGAGGAGAGTCTGCGGAAACTATGAAGTCCGTAGTCTAAGGACGGAATTCCGTACCCTACTTCCCGCTTCTCTTTAAATATGAAGCTTAGAGAAAGCTTGGTGCCTTTATTGCGACACCGGCTACTCCTTGTGAAAGGTGTATTCAGAGCAAAAGAAAGGAAGCCACACAAGGCACCTAAATGCATCGAGGACGCTTTAGGTAAGACCACATACGAAGTTCCGCACATGAGCCATGGATGCTGAACAGCAGAGCGAGGTCCAGCAGTGAGACCGTAGGACCGCGAAGTTCATATATACTtccgtatacagggtgtcccaaatatgacgcagcacgattaaaaaaaaaagaggaacgtcgttaggcgcagcacacctagtgcatatttttcccagtatactgtagtagtcGCTACTAAttgttttcgttaatgaggtttagttaattagtcgtAATCATGTTTCTAGCTCGACAAGTACCCatctaatcattaaaatgttAATGAGGCATATATAGGGCATGCTCA
This window of the Rhipicephalus sanguineus isolate Rsan-2018 chromosome 2, BIME_Rsan_1.4, whole genome shotgun sequence genome carries:
- the LOC119382581 gene encoding uncharacterized protein LOC119382581 isoform X2, whose product is MPLLSRCWTPFLLYHWTNLRYGSFYSAMYTAVYHVLFIFYAIYAVNGGRTDYFFSPYFELSMKGIYVAAGCTMGFGVVFLLFTLMLVLGIKRDNRCLFFPWMISVVIEILLMIAVGLWYIGRYYRNLYSVLAAIILWCIDGVHHIS
- the LOC119382581 gene encoding uncharacterized protein LOC119382581 isoform X1 gives rise to the protein MPLLSRCWTPFLLYHWTNLRYGSFYSAMYTAVYHVLFIFYAIYAVNGGRTDYFFSPYFELSMKGIYVAAGCTMGFGVVFLLFTLMLVLGIKRDNRCLFFPWMISVVIEILLMIAVGLWYIGRYYRNLYSVLAAIILWCIDGVHVYCFTCVVSHYQVVRDLQEPKFQILYP